The Candidatus Methylacidiphilales bacterium sequence ACCCGGATGTTTCACACGCTTCAGAAAACCGCTTCAAAGTGTCCTGCTCCAAAGTATGGCGGGAACAGGGGTGCTGGAACATCCGGGTTACATAGCCTGCATATGCCCAGCTCGTGTCTTTCCGCTGTTACGTCCCGGCGCTAACAGGTTGACCATTGAAATGAGTATGAAATATGCAGGCTAAACCCAGTGCTTGTTTCTATGCGCTTCGTGTCTTGGCACCTTCGTGGTTAAAAACTCTTTGTCTTCCCCGCCATGTGGGCTTCCATGGCTTCGCGGGTGACCTTGTAGCGCGCGCCGCAGCGCGGGCAACTGATGCGCAACAGTTCCTCCCCGCCGAAAAGCCCCTGTTCCCCGTCCTTCATCACCGGCGCGAGCAGTTCCATGATGCGCCCCTGGTTGCAGCCGCAGTGCCAGCGATATCTTCGCGTTTCGAGCAGGCTCAGCTCTTCCTTGCGATCGAGGACCCGGATGTCGGCATCGGTCAGCGACTCCAGCCATTTCGAATCGCAATCGGGCTGGGAGCTGATCAGCACAAAGTCTTCCTCGCTGAATTCGAAATAGCGCCCGGCGCGCTGCTCGCTCTGCAGGTAATATTTTTCCACCGCGCGGAACACGCTGCGGCCCTCAAACTCGACGACGCTGCGGCGCAGGGGCTCCTGCCCGCGGATCACATCCGCAAAAAGCAGGTTGGAGCGGTTTTCCTTCACATGCTGCGTGAACAATTGTCCCGCCACGCCGCCGCTGCTGTTGTCGCCGCCTACGAAGAGATTGACCAGCGGTTCCTGGAAATTCAGGGTCCAGGCGACGGTCTCGTTGCGGGGCCTTGAAGCGCAATGAAGTGTGAGAGCGGCAAGCGCTTCCTTGAACAGGCGGTCATGCGAACCGGCGTATTGCATGCCGTTTTCCGCGAGGTGCAGATAGTAATCGACGTAGAGTTCGTCAAAAGCCGCGCGCGCCAGCAGGGCATTGCGTTTGCGCACAAAATAGGTGCGCAGCTCCAGGCCCGTTGTGTCCGATTGGGGCGCCGCTTCGTCTTCCATCTGAAAAAGCTAGAATCTCCCCGTGTCCGGTGCAAGACCTGCGGAAGTATTCTTCACATACGGCATCACATTCTAGGAATTCATATAACGACGTTCTGCTTTTCTGGAGCGCAGGGCATAGATGTAAAATATTTGAATTTTATTCGGGCTGCCGGGATTTGAACCCGGGGCCTCTTGAACCCCATTCAAGCGCACTACCAAGCTGTGCTACAGCCCGAGAAAGAGGAGATGATGCCTTTGCGGCACAGATTGGACAACTAAAAAACGGGGTCTGTTACTGCAAGCTACGTCAGCGGCTTTTTTCACCTGTAAAAAAACCCGGGTTGGGAACTTTCACTCAAAAGTCCCAACCCGGGCCGCACTACTCGGGAACGTGGCTATCGGGAAGCCACGAAAGTGTTTTCATCAAGATTTTGCGCCGCACGGCTGGCCACGGAGTCGGCAACGTTCGTGCCCATGTCCATACCGGCGAAAAACTGGCTCCATTCACTCGGAGAATCGCCCTGCAGCCAGACCGGCCTGAGCGCCAAGTTGTCCATGCCGTAATAGCGGCCATGGGAATCCTTGAAGAC is a genomic window containing:
- a CDS encoding Hsp33 family molecular chaperone HslO, which translates into the protein MEDEAAPQSDTTGLELRTYFVRKRNALLARAAFDELYVDYYLHLAENGMQYAGSHDRLFKEALAALTLHCASRPRNETVAWTLNFQEPLVNLFVGGDNSSGGVAGQLFTQHVKENRSNLLFADVIRGQEPLRRSVVEFEGRSVFRAVEKYYLQSEQRAGRYFEFSEEDFVLISSQPDCDSKWLESLTDADIRVLDRKEELSLLETRRYRWHCGCNQGRIMELLAPVMKDGEQGLFGGEELLRISCPRCGARYKVTREAMEAHMAGKTKSF